A portion of the Tenacibaculum todarodis genome contains these proteins:
- a CDS encoding mechanosensitive ion channel domain-containing protein, protein MNNRFFVLSVYNPFFQFIILIVVLFFLIEITKKLTKSYVIRNAIEPHRRLLILKFSYFIYYTLTLFIALIIFGINFKEVIVFASSILAVLGVGFFAQWSILSNITAGVLLFFYHPMRIGNTIKILDKDYDFTGEIKNITSFYVVLHIPEGNREITIPNTIILYKSIELLKDEKK, encoded by the coding sequence ATGAATAATCGTTTTTTTGTGTTGAGTGTTTACAATCCGTTTTTTCAATTTATAATTTTAATAGTTGTATTATTTTTTTTAATTGAAATTACTAAGAAACTAACAAAATCTTATGTTATTAGAAATGCTATAGAACCGCATAGAAGGTTATTAATTTTAAAGTTTAGTTATTTTATTTACTACACGCTAACTTTATTTATTGCGTTAATAATTTTTGGGATTAATTTTAAAGAAGTTATTGTCTTTGCCTCGTCTATTTTAGCTGTTTTAGGAGTTGGTTTTTTTGCACAATGGTCTATTTTATCAAATATTACAGCTGGTGTTTTGCTGTTTTTTTATCATCCGATGAGAATAGGGAACACCATTAAAATTTTAGATAAAGATTACGATTTTACAGGAGAAATAAAGAATATTACCAGCTTTTATGTAGTATTACATATACCTGAAGGCAATAGAGAAATAACAATTCCTAATACAATAATCTTATATAAAAGTATTGAATTATTAAAAGACGAAAAAAAATAA
- a CDS encoding universal stress protein, giving the protein MKNILIPYDFSNTAINALNYTKKMFDGLEVNIFLLDVYISNPSEMMSDEKNDIYFNEIDNEIEDELKYLVDVLQKEKNNFSYEYVVKSNTLTKAVVNTIQEKNIDLVVTGTKGTKSLAETFIGTNTMKIINANNLCPVLVVPTDYKFLNFNQIVFSTNYKRAFNTKELGYLNWLTTFKKCKLEVVNLAEESFLSTKQQTNKENLKVILSNLNVEYKKLEWAASETNTIEKHIEITKSQLLVLINHKYTFFNQFLEENVVKKAAFHSKIPLLILPEIS; this is encoded by the coding sequence ATGAAAAATATTTTAATTCCTTATGATTTTTCTAATACAGCTATAAATGCCTTAAATTATACAAAGAAAATGTTTGATGGTTTGGAGGTAAACATTTTTTTGTTAGATGTATATATTAGTAATCCTTCAGAAATGATGAGTGACGAAAAAAATGATATTTATTTTAATGAAATTGATAACGAAATAGAGGATGAACTTAAGTATTTAGTAGACGTTTTACAGAAAGAGAAAAACAATTTTAGTTATGAATATGTTGTTAAATCTAACACTTTAACAAAAGCTGTTGTTAATACAATCCAAGAAAAAAATATAGATCTTGTTGTAACTGGAACAAAAGGAACCAAAAGTTTGGCTGAAACATTTATTGGGACAAATACTATGAAAATTATTAACGCAAATAACCTTTGCCCAGTTTTAGTTGTACCAACAGATTATAAGTTCTTAAATTTTAATCAAATTGTATTTTCAACAAATTACAAAAGAGCTTTTAATACAAAAGAATTAGGATATTTAAATTGGTTAACAACCTTTAAAAAATGTAAATTAGAAGTTGTAAACCTTGCTGAAGAATCATTTTTATCAACCAAACAACAAACAAATAAAGAAAATTTAAAAGTAATTTTAAGTAACTTAAATGTTGAATATAAAAAATTAGAGTGGGCAGCATCTGAAACCAACACTATAGAAAAACATATAGAAATAACAAAGAGCCAATTGCTAGTGTTAATAAACCACAAGTACACGTTCTTTAATCAGTTTTTAGAGGAAAACGTAGTTAAAAAAGCTGCTTTTCACAGTAAAATTCCTTTATTAATTTTACCAGAAATTTCTTAA
- the corA gene encoding magnesium/cobalt transporter CorA, with protein MTRFIINQKIKKGEIPGKPVFIGKQKEESIRIRLIGFDATNFVEIELDNLNEITSYREKYTNIWINIDGLHNVAIIKEVGLLFNMHPIVTESIVHTGSRAKVDIEENYIFTIIKMMFLNPQKKELEAEQVSMYLAKNILLTFQEKQGDIFEPIRERLRTSKGRVRTHNTTYLKYCLLDTIVENYNFLMEIFGLRVEELEDKILLQPSKDTLEEINATKIELNYFRKTIRPAKEAISNFKSFKTDLITKKEQPFFNDLNELIHRAHENLENYKSMLSEQLTVYSTNVNNRLNDIMKVLTMFSVIFIPITFVAGIYGTNFDYIPELKYKNSYFVMLGSMLVIIITMVSYFKYKKWF; from the coding sequence ATGACACGATTTATAATAAATCAAAAGATAAAAAAAGGCGAAATTCCTGGTAAACCTGTATTTATAGGGAAACAAAAAGAGGAAAGTATTAGAATCCGATTAATTGGTTTTGACGCCACAAACTTTGTTGAAATTGAATTAGATAACTTAAATGAAATTACAAGTTACAGAGAAAAATACACCAATATTTGGATAAATATTGATGGTTTACATAATGTTGCAATTATTAAAGAAGTAGGTTTATTATTTAATATGCACCCAATAGTAACAGAAAGTATTGTACACACAGGTTCTAGAGCCAAAGTAGATATTGAAGAAAATTATATTTTCACTATTATTAAAATGATGTTTTTAAATCCGCAGAAAAAAGAATTAGAAGCAGAACAAGTTTCTATGTATTTAGCTAAAAACATATTATTAACTTTTCAAGAAAAGCAAGGCGATATTTTTGAACCAATAAGAGAACGTTTAAGAACAAGTAAAGGACGTGTTAGAACACATAACACTACTTATTTAAAGTACTGTTTATTAGATACAATAGTAGAAAATTACAACTTTTTAATGGAAATTTTTGGCTTAAGAGTAGAAGAATTAGAAGACAAAATTTTATTACAACCAAGTAAAGATACATTAGAGGAAATTAACGCTACAAAAATAGAACTTAACTATTTTAGAAAAACAATTAGACCTGCTAAAGAAGCAATTAGTAATTTTAAATCCTTTAAAACCGATTTAATAACAAAGAAAGAACAGCCTTTTTTTAATGATTTAAATGAATTGATTCATAGAGCTCATGAAAATTTAGAAAACTATAAAAGTATGTTGAGCGAGCAATTAACCGTTTACTCTACAAACGTAAATAATCGTTTAAATGATATAATGAAAGTCTTAACAATGTTTTCTGTAATTTTTATCCCAATTACTTTTGTTGCTGGTATTTACGGTACTAACTTTGATTATATTCCTGAGTTAAAATACAAAAATTCTTACTTTGTAATGTTAGGATCTATGCTTGTAATTATAATTACTATGGTAAGTTATTTTAAATATAAAAAGTGGTTTTAA
- a CDS encoding arginine decarboxylase: MNTKYIDLIEQTFDFPQEEFKTENNKLFWHGINLMELTAKYGAPLKFTYLPKISENINKAKGWFQESIEKHNYKGKYFYSYCTKSSHFKHILNEALKNDIHIETSSAFDIDIVNNLKKDGKIKDNTFVICNGFKRDQYIKNIGSLINSGHKNVIPIIDNYEEINLLLDETDKKLNVGIRIASEEEPKFEFYTSRLGIGYKNIVSFYEREIATNKQVDLKMLHFFINTGIKDNAYYWNELMKCLNVYINLKKVCPTLDSLNIGGGFPIKNSLAFDYDYAYMIDEIINQIQQACDEAGVDVPHIFTEFGSFTVGESGAAIYEILYQKKQNDRERWNMINSSFITTLPDAWAINKRFIMLPINKWNRQYERVLLGGLTCDSDDYYNSEQHINGIYLPVYEKDNPLFIGFFNTGAYQESIGGFGGLQHCLIPHPKHLIIDRDEDGNLVTKIFKEQQKSSELLSILGYGEVTESKTESENLIKQEVI, translated from the coding sequence GTGAATACAAAATACATCGATTTAATTGAGCAAACGTTCGATTTTCCTCAGGAAGAATTCAAAACAGAAAACAATAAATTATTCTGGCACGGAATTAATTTAATGGAATTAACAGCAAAATATGGAGCTCCGTTAAAGTTTACCTACTTGCCAAAAATATCTGAAAACATCAATAAAGCTAAAGGATGGTTTCAAGAAAGTATAGAAAAACACAATTATAAAGGGAAATACTTTTATAGCTATTGTACAAAAAGCTCTCATTTTAAACACATTTTAAATGAAGCTTTAAAAAATGATATTCATATAGAAACATCATCTGCTTTTGATATAGATATTGTAAACAATTTAAAAAAAGACGGTAAAATAAAAGACAATACGTTTGTTATTTGCAACGGATTTAAACGCGATCAATACATTAAAAATATTGGAAGTTTAATTAATTCTGGTCATAAAAATGTAATTCCGATTATCGATAATTATGAAGAGATTAATTTATTATTAGATGAAACAGATAAAAAACTAAATGTTGGTATTAGAATAGCTTCTGAAGAAGAACCAAAGTTTGAGTTTTATACATCTCGTTTAGGAATTGGTTACAAAAACATTGTGTCTTTTTATGAAAGAGAAATAGCAACTAATAAGCAAGTTGATTTAAAAATGTTACATTTTTTCATCAATACTGGTATAAAAGACAATGCGTATTATTGGAACGAATTAATGAAATGTTTAAACGTTTACATTAACCTTAAAAAAGTATGTCCAACGTTAGATTCTTTAAATATTGGTGGCGGATTTCCTATAAAAAACTCTTTAGCTTTTGATTATGATTACGCGTATATGATAGATGAAATTATCAATCAAATACAACAAGCATGTGATGAAGCAGGAGTAGATGTTCCACATATTTTTACAGAGTTTGGAAGCTTTACGGTTGGAGAATCTGGTGCCGCTATTTATGAAATTTTGTATCAAAAGAAACAAAATGACAGAGAACGTTGGAACATGATAAACTCTTCATTTATAACAACTTTACCAGATGCTTGGGCAATTAATAAACGTTTTATTATGTTGCCAATAAACAAATGGAACAGACAATATGAACGTGTTTTATTAGGTGGTTTAACCTGTGATAGTGATGATTATTATAATTCTGAACAACACATAAACGGAATCTATTTACCAGTTTATGAGAAAGATAATCCGCTGTTTATTGGTTTTTTTAACACTGGTGCTTATCAGGAATCTATTGGAGGTTTTGGTGGATTACAACACTGTTTAATTCCGCATCCAAAACATTTAATTATAGACAGAGATGAAGATGGGAATTTAGTTACCAAGATTTTTAAAGAACAACAAAAAAGTAGCGAATTACTATCTATTTTAGGATACGGAGAAGTAACAGAAAGTAAAACTGAGTCAGAAAATTTAATAAAACAAGAAGTTATTTAA
- the speB gene encoding agmatinase encodes MNTNKTYAGISEEFGNLSTSKIVIIPVPYDGTSTWQKGADKGPKAFLEASENMELYDIETDSEVYKEGVYLADAITENSSPEAMVEEVHQVTKKYINKNKFVTAFGGEHSVSIGTIRAFNECFNNLTVLHIDAHADLRKEYEGSKCNHACAVYEANQNTNLVQVGIRSMDISEKREMNLDKVFFAHDMAVNEDWMEDVIDQLTENVFITFDLDALDPSIMPSTGTPEPGGLFYYETLEFLKQVFEQKNVVGFDMVELCPNENEKSSDFLAAKLFYKMLSYKFSSDEDAYDTDEENTISVNKLPKFKDNDDDY; translated from the coding sequence ATGAATACAAATAAAACATATGCAGGAATTTCAGAAGAATTTGGAAACCTGTCAACATCTAAAATAGTAATAATTCCTGTTCCTTATGATGGAACAAGTACTTGGCAAAAAGGAGCAGATAAAGGGCCAAAAGCTTTTTTAGAAGCATCAGAAAACATGGAGTTGTATGATATTGAAACAGATTCTGAAGTGTACAAAGAAGGTGTTTATTTAGCAGATGCAATTACAGAAAATTCATCGCCAGAAGCAATGGTAGAAGAAGTGCACCAGGTTACAAAAAAGTACATTAACAAAAATAAATTTGTTACTGCTTTTGGTGGAGAACATTCAGTTTCAATAGGAACAATTAGAGCTTTTAACGAGTGTTTTAATAACCTAACCGTATTGCATATTGATGCACATGCAGATTTAAGAAAAGAATACGAAGGCTCTAAATGTAACCACGCTTGTGCTGTTTATGAAGCAAACCAGAACACAAATTTAGTGCAAGTTGGTATTAGAAGTATGGATATTTCTGAAAAAAGAGAAATGAATCTAGATAAAGTTTTCTTTGCACATGATATGGCTGTTAATGAAGATTGGATGGAAGATGTAATAGATCAACTTACTGAAAACGTTTTTATTACGTTTGATTTAGATGCGTTAGATCCTTCAATTATGCCTTCTACAGGAACTCCAGAACCTGGCGGATTATTTTATTATGAAACGTTAGAATTTTTAAAGCAAGTTTTTGAGCAAAAAAACGTAGTTGGTTTTGATATGGTAGAATTATGCCCTAATGAAAATGAAAAATCATCAGATTTTTTAGCAGCAAAATTATTCTATAAAATGTTAAGCTATAAATTTTCTTCTGATGAAGATGCTTATGACACAGATGAAGAGAATACTATTTCTGTTAATAAATTACCGAAGTTTAAAGATAATGATGACGATTATTAG
- the clpB gene encoding ATP-dependent chaperone ClpB: MNFNNYTIKSQETIQQAQQIAQSFGHNQIENEHIFKAIFSVDENILPFILKKLNINIDVVQQILDKQLESLPKVSGAELMLSREANKTLTEASIIAKKMNDEYVSVEHLILAIFKSKSKISQVLKDQGATEKDINTAISEIRKGERVTSQSAEETYNSLNKFAKNLNKLAQDGKLDPVIGRDEEIRRLLQILSRRTKNNPILVGEPGTGKTAIAEGLAHRIVDGDVPENLKDKLIFSLDMGALIAGAKFKGEFEERLKAVIKEVTTSEGDIVLFIDEIHTLVGAGGGQGAMDAANILKPALARGELRAIGATTLDEYQKYFEKDKALERRFQKVMVDEPDTESAISILRGIKDKYETHHKVRIKDEAIIGAVELSQRYITNRFLPDKAIDLMDEAASKLRMEINSKPETLDVLDRKIMQLEIEIEAIKREKDETKLKSLHADLANLKEERNEINAKWQSEKNVVDAIQNLKTDIENFKIEADKAERNGDYGKVAELRYGKIKEAQSELEKQQELVGESENTLIKEEVTYDDIAEVVAKWTGIPVTKMLQSDREKLLKLEDQLHKRVVGQEEAIEAVSDAVRRSRSGLQNPNKPIGSFLFLGTTGVGKTELAKALAEYLFDDENALTRIDMSEYQERHSVSRLIGAPPGYVGYDEGGQLTEAVRRKPYSVVLLDEIEKAHPDTFNILLQVLDEGRLTDNKGRIADFKNTIIIMTSNMGSHIIQEKFDNFKGDIYTTMETAKTEVLGLLKQTVRPEFLNRIDDIIMFTPLTEEHINNIVKIQLDSLKKMIAEQNITFDATDEAISYLAKKGYQPEFGARPVKRVIQKEVLNQLSKEILAGKITTDSIILLDAFDNELVFRNQSELIDG, encoded by the coding sequence ATGAACTTTAACAATTATACAATAAAATCTCAAGAAACCATACAACAAGCGCAACAAATAGCGCAAAGTTTTGGTCATAATCAAATAGAAAATGAGCATATTTTTAAAGCTATATTTTCTGTTGATGAAAACATATTACCATTCATTTTAAAGAAATTGAATATTAATATTGATGTTGTTCAGCAAATTTTAGACAAACAATTAGAAAGTTTACCAAAAGTTTCTGGCGCAGAATTAATGCTATCTAGAGAAGCGAATAAAACGTTAACAGAAGCATCTATTATTGCTAAAAAAATGAACGATGAATATGTTTCAGTAGAACATTTAATCTTAGCTATTTTTAAATCTAAAAGTAAAATATCACAAGTTTTAAAAGACCAAGGAGCAACAGAAAAAGATATAAATACGGCAATTTCAGAAATTAGAAAAGGTGAACGTGTTACTTCTCAAAGTGCAGAAGAAACGTATAACTCTTTAAATAAATTTGCTAAAAACCTTAATAAACTAGCGCAAGACGGTAAGTTAGATCCTGTAATTGGTAGAGATGAAGAAATCCGTAGATTACTTCAAATTTTATCAAGAAGAACAAAAAACAATCCAATTTTGGTTGGAGAACCAGGAACTGGTAAAACGGCTATTGCAGAAGGTTTAGCACACAGAATTGTAGATGGAGATGTTCCAGAAAATCTAAAAGACAAACTTATTTTTTCTTTAGATATGGGCGCATTAATTGCAGGTGCAAAATTTAAAGGTGAATTTGAAGAGCGATTAAAAGCCGTAATTAAAGAAGTAACTACTTCTGAAGGCGATATTGTTTTATTTATTGATGAAATCCACACACTTGTTGGCGCAGGTGGCGGACAAGGCGCAATGGATGCTGCAAATATTTTAAAACCTGCTTTGGCTCGTGGAGAATTAAGAGCAATTGGTGCAACAACTTTAGATGAATATCAAAAGTATTTTGAAAAAGACAAAGCATTAGAACGTCGTTTTCAGAAAGTTATGGTAGATGAACCAGATACAGAAAGTGCAATTTCAATTTTACGTGGAATTAAAGACAAATATGAAACGCACCACAAGGTTCGTATAAAAGATGAAGCAATTATTGGTGCTGTAGAATTGTCTCAACGCTATATTACCAATCGATTTTTACCCGATAAAGCTATTGATTTAATGGATGAGGCGGCTTCTAAATTACGAATGGAAATAAATTCTAAACCAGAAACTTTAGATGTTTTGGATAGAAAAATAATGCAGTTAGAGATTGAAATTGAAGCCATTAAACGAGAAAAAGATGAAACCAAATTAAAATCTCTGCATGCAGATTTAGCTAATTTAAAAGAAGAACGCAACGAGATTAATGCCAAATGGCAATCTGAAAAGAATGTGGTTGATGCTATTCAGAATTTAAAAACTGATATAGAAAACTTTAAAATTGAAGCTGATAAAGCAGAAAGAAATGGAGATTATGGTAAAGTTGCAGAACTACGTTATGGTAAAATAAAAGAAGCGCAAAGCGAGTTAGAAAAGCAACAAGAATTAGTTGGTGAAAGTGAAAATACTTTAATTAAAGAAGAAGTAACTTATGATGATATTGCTGAAGTTGTAGCAAAATGGACTGGAATTCCAGTTACAAAAATGTTACAATCTGATCGAGAGAAACTTTTAAAACTAGAAGATCAATTACACAAACGTGTTGTTGGCCAAGAAGAAGCTATTGAAGCCGTTTCTGATGCTGTTCGCCGTTCTCGTTCCGGATTACAAAATCCTAATAAACCAATTGGTAGTTTCTTATTTTTAGGAACAACAGGTGTTGGTAAAACGGAACTTGCAAAAGCATTGGCGGAATATCTTTTTGATGATGAAAATGCGCTTACAAGAATAGATATGAGTGAATATCAAGAACGCCATTCTGTGAGTAGATTAATTGGTGCGCCTCCAGGTTATGTTGGTTATGATGAAGGTGGTCAATTAACGGAAGCTGTTCGTAGAAAGCCTTATTCTGTAGTACTTTTAGACGAAATTGAAAAAGCGCATCCAGATACTTTTAATATTTTATTACAAGTATTAGATGAAGGAAGATTAACCGATAATAAAGGTAGAATTGCCGATTTTAAGAACACCATAATTATTATGACTTCTAATATGGGAAGCCATATAATTCAAGAGAAGTTTGACAATTTTAAAGGTGATATTTATACAACAATGGAAACAGCAAAAACAGAAGTTTTAGGATTACTAAAACAAACTGTAAGACCAGAGTTTTTAAATAGAATTGATGATATTATTATGTTTACGCCTCTAACGGAAGAGCATATAAATAATATTGTAAAAATACAATTAGACAGTCTTAAAAAAATGATTGCTGAGCAAAACATCACTTTTGATGCAACAGACGAAGCAATTTCTTACTTAGCTAAAAAAGGATATCAGCCAGAGTTTGGCGCAAGACCTGTAAAAAGAGTAATTCAGAAAGAAGTTTTAAATCAACTTTCTAAAGAAATTTTAGCAGGAAAAATAACAACAGACAGCATTATTTTATTAGATGCTTTTGATAATGAGTTAGTTTTTAGAAATCAATCTGAATTGATTGATGGTTAA
- the ytxJ gene encoding bacillithiol system redox-active protein YtxJ, translating into MGILNNIFGNRGEAQQEKASNINWIPLTNLDQLEKIKEESKTEPILIFKHSTRCGISRMVIKQFEKMFDEDLKNLKVYYLDLLNYRTISDEVGYQFQVMHQSPQLLVVKEAVAVAHASHYDITQIDLTKF; encoded by the coding sequence ATGGGAATATTGAATAACATTTTTGGAAATAGAGGAGAAGCACAACAAGAAAAGGCTTCAAATATTAATTGGATTCCGCTTACCAATCTAGATCAGTTAGAAAAAATTAAAGAGGAGTCTAAAACAGAACCAATCTTAATCTTTAAACATTCTACACGATGTGGAATTAGTAGAATGGTTATTAAACAGTTCGAGAAAATGTTTGATGAAGATTTAAAGAATTTAAAGGTTTATTATTTAGATTTATTAAATTATAGAACAATTTCAGATGAAGTTGGTTATCAGTTTCAAGTTATGCATCAATCTCCACAATTATTGGTTGTAAAAGAGGCAGTTGCAGTTGCACATGCATCTCATTATGATATTACCCAAATAGATCTCACCAAATTTTAA
- a CDS encoding DEAD/DEAH box helicase has product MATENTTILTEEKQLYGYQQEALDKIFKAFEKAPEDYHLLYQLPTGGGKTVIFSEIVRQYIKTYKKKVLVLTHRIELSKQTSKMLDEFKVENKIINSTAKLDDQHKYNCFVAMVETLKNRLNDNKVDISDIGLVIVDEAHYNSFTKIFKFFDKSFILGVTATPLSSNNKLPMHENYKELIVGETIENLIENEYLAQANVYSYNVGLTSLEVGANGDYTVKSSEDLYTNSDMISKLITAYEERAKGQKTLIFNNGINTSIEVFHAFKKAGYPIAHLDNTNSRKERDFILKWFKKTPNAILTSVSILTTGFDEPTIGAIILNRATKSLTLYYQMIGRGSRILKNKPTFNVIDLGNNFYRFGAWGADLDWQRMFKNPDFYMDALLSDEEIERTFSYELPAAVKAEFAKSEDISFDMKATYIDTIRAGESSKRVLEKSIAHHTKMCVENSEDMFDALILAKLLGGDIDDRIHKYSKCISKSTHNFLTWLRDDYRKKLNSNIRTNFDEVYEEIHGFPPPEE; this is encoded by the coding sequence TTGGCTACAGAAAACACTACAATTCTTACGGAAGAAAAACAACTTTACGGATATCAGCAAGAAGCTTTAGATAAAATTTTTAAGGCATTTGAAAAAGCTCCAGAAGATTATCATTTGTTATATCAATTACCAACAGGTGGTGGTAAAACGGTAATTTTTTCAGAAATTGTTCGTCAATACATAAAAACTTATAAAAAGAAAGTTCTTGTATTAACGCATAGAATTGAACTTTCTAAGCAAACATCTAAAATGCTTGATGAGTTTAAGGTTGAAAATAAAATTATAAATAGTACCGCTAAGTTAGACGACCAACACAAATATAACTGTTTTGTGGCAATGGTTGAAACACTTAAAAATAGGTTAAACGACAATAAAGTAGATATTTCAGATATTGGTTTAGTTATTGTTGATGAGGCGCACTATAATTCATTTACTAAAATATTTAAGTTTTTTGATAAATCATTTATTCTTGGAGTAACGGCAACACCGTTAAGTTCTAATAATAAATTACCAATGCATGAAAACTATAAAGAGTTAATTGTTGGTGAAACTATTGAAAACTTAATAGAAAACGAATATTTAGCACAAGCAAACGTATATTCTTATAATGTTGGTTTAACTTCTTTAGAAGTTGGTGCAAATGGAGATTATACTGTTAAATCTTCAGAAGATTTATATACAAATTCCGACATGATTTCTAAGCTAATTACAGCTTATGAAGAAAGAGCAAAAGGACAAAAAACACTAATTTTTAATAATGGTATAAACACTTCTATAGAAGTATTCCATGCATTTAAAAAAGCGGGTTATCCTATTGCACACTTAGACAATACAAACTCTAGAAAGGAAAGAGATTTTATATTAAAATGGTTTAAAAAAACACCAAATGCAATTCTTACCTCTGTAAGTATTTTAACCACTGGTTTTGATGAGCCAACAATTGGTGCTATTATTTTAAACCGAGCAACAAAATCTTTAACTTTATACTACCAAATGATTGGTCGTGGTTCAAGAATCTTAAAAAACAAACCAACCTTTAACGTAATAGATTTAGGAAATAATTTTTATCGTTTTGGAGCTTGGGGAGCAGATTTAGATTGGCAACGTATGTTTAAGAATCCAGATTTTTACATGGATGCTTTACTTTCTGATGAAGAAATTGAACGTACTTTTAGTTATGAATTGCCAGCTGCAGTTAAAGCTGAGTTTGCCAAAAGTGAAGATATTTCATTTGACATGAAAGCAACTTATATAGATACTATTAGAGCAGGAGAAAGCTCTAAAAGAGTACTAGAAAAATCTATTGCACATCATACAAAAATGTGTGTGGAGAATAGTGAAGACATGTTTGATGCTTTAATTTTAGCAAAATTATTAGGAGGAGATATTGATGATAGAATTCATAAGTATTCTAAATGTATTTCTAAAAGTACGCACAACTTTTTAACGTGGTTAAGAGATGATTATCGTAAAAAGTTAAACTCTAATATTAGAACAAACTTTGACGAAGTGTATGAAGAAATTCATGGATTTCCGCCACCAGAAGAGTAA
- a CDS encoding SixA phosphatase family protein translates to MKKIILIIAVLFSSIGVFSQEEITTYYLIRHAEKVKTDTTDKNPTLNNEGIKRSENWVKILSDVSFDAIYSTDYKRTKQTAKFVADSQKLQILGYDPRNMFDEAFQYNTKGKTILIVGHSNTTPYFANKILGVEKYKQIEETNNGNLYIVTVIGDIKTSTLLKIE, encoded by the coding sequence ATGAAGAAAATTATTTTAATTATTGCAGTATTATTTAGTTCAATAGGAGTTTTTTCTCAAGAAGAAATTACAACTTATTATTTAATTAGACATGCAGAAAAAGTAAAAACAGATACAACTGACAAAAATCCAACATTAAATAATGAAGGTATTAAACGTTCTGAAAATTGGGTAAAAATCTTAAGCGATGTTTCTTTTGATGCAATATATTCTACTGATTATAAAAGAACAAAACAAACAGCAAAGTTTGTTGCAGATAGTCAGAAATTACAAATTTTAGGTTATGATCCTAGAAATATGTTTGATGAAGCTTTTCAATACAATACAAAAGGCAAAACAATATTAATTGTTGGTCATAGTAATACTACACCTTATTTTGCAAATAAAATATTAGGCGTAGAAAAATATAAACAAATAGAAGAAACTAATAATGGAAACTTATATATTGTTACCGTAATTGGCGATATAAAAACAAGTACGCTTTTAAAGATTGAATAA